A stretch of Manis javanica isolate MJ-LG chromosome 1, MJ_LKY, whole genome shotgun sequence DNA encodes these proteins:
- the LOC140844039 gene encoding endogenous retrovirus group K member 7 Env polyprotein-like: protein MTLFRERRDFGVTAAIVLLISATAVAATAAGIALDTSIKSATELNNLAASVASALDQQSTLDGKLKGGIMILNQHIDLVEEQMEVLWQMAQLGCERKYRALCITSIQYENFTRAANLSRDLSQYLSGNWSQDFDGTLEELRREIIHINSTRLDISIAEGLSSWFLRALSHVKEWAGMAGMGVFMLGGLMLLLWLLCRLRNQHKQDKVILAQALMALDVGTSPQVWLNMLKKEARL, encoded by the coding sequence atgactctgtttcgagaaaggcgcgatttcggcgttacagccgccatagtgctcctgatctccgcgaccgcggtcgcagccaccgccgctggtatagctttagacacctccatcaaatcggctacagagctcaataaccttgcagcctcagtagcttctgccctggaccaacagtccacacttgatggcaaactgaaaggaggaataatgatcctcaatcagcACATAGACCTTgtagaggaacaaatggaggtgctttggcagatggcccaattgggatgtgagcggaaatatcgtgctctctgcatcactagcattcaatatgaaaattttacacgggcagctaatctgtcacgagacctgtcccagtatctttcaggaaactggtcccaagacttcgatgggacactagaagagctgcggcgagaaataatccacatcaactccacccgtctagatatctccatagcagaaggactctcttcctggttcctcagagctctctcccacgtcaaggagtgggcgggcatggctgggatgggcgtgttcatgcttggaggtctcatgctcctactctggttgttatgcagactccgcaaccaacataagcaggacaaggtgatccttgctcaagccctaatggcgctAGACGTTGgcacctctccccaagtgtggctcaacatgcttaagaaggaagctcggctttag